The Desulfobacterales bacterium DNA segment GCCGCGGCAAAAGTAGGGGGTATCCATGCCAACAACACCTATCCGGCCCGGTTTATTTATGAAAACCTGATGATCGAGACCCATGTCATTCATGAGGCATACCGGGCAGGGGTAAAACGGCTGCTGTTTCTGGGCAGCTCCTGCATTTATCCTAAACTGGCACCTCAGCCCATGGCCGAAGACAGCCTTCTGACCGGTTATCTGGAGCCGAGCAATGAGCCGTATGCCATAGCCAAAATTGCCGGAATCAAGCTTTGTGAATCCTATAACCGTCAGTACGGCACGAAATACCGCAGCGTGATGCCAACCAATCTGTATGGCCCGAATGACAATTACAATCTCGAAAACTCCCATGTGCTCCCGGCCATGATCCGAAAATTTCATCTGGCCAAACTGGCCCTGGAAGGCGATCTGGAAGCCATTCAAAAAGATGAAGCCGTTTACGGCCCCATACCGGATGATATCCGTAAAAGCCTGCAGTCGGGAGTCGAGAGTCAAGAGTCAAGGGCCGAGAGTCGACAGTCCTGTCCTTCGACCTCTGGCCTCCGACCTCTGACCTCTGATATTTCGGTCCGTCTCTGGGGCACCGGGACGCCCCGGCGTGAATTTCTGCATGCCGATGACCTGGCATCCGCATGCGTATTTGTCATGAGTCTGGAGGACCGGGTTTATGAACGTTTTACCTCGCCCATGATGTCACATATCAACGTGGGAACTGGCCAGGACATTACCATTGCTGAACTGTCAGACATGATAAGGGACATCGTGGGGTTCAGGGGTGAGATTATCTGGGACAGCTCCAAACCGGACGGAACCCCAAGAAAACTGCTCGATGTCTCCAGACTGAAGCACTTGGGGTGGTCATCTCATATCGCCGTCTATGACGGAATTAAACAGACATACCACTCATACCTGCAGCGTCTGTCTTAAGCGCCGGGTCCCCCAGCCACCAGTGCCTGCTCCCCGCTTTTGCCACCGGCCATCCGCCCTGAGCTGTTTTTTTTCTGCCTGCGGCTTTATTTCTTGCTACCTGTTTTTAAAGTCCCCCGGCCAATCGCCAATACCCATTGTGCCTTTACCGTACGGAACTTTTTTTTGACGGGCGCCTATTTCGAAATAAGTGTTGAAATTATACGGCTATAATTTTATGATTCCCTGCTTGTCAGCAGTGACCTGAAACTGTCTTAAATCTGGCGGTTTAAAAATGTATTGATTGACTTGCTATTTTCTTAAAACGGGGTTGGTTCTGTGATCGGCCATTATGCCATCGCCGCGTTTAATTCGTCATCCCCGCGAAGACGGATGGGCCCATGTTTTTTTAAGGAACAGTTTGTCTCATCATCGTGAATAATTTATACTGTCGCTGATAACATTATGGTATGGGCTCGGGCCGGCAAAGCAGGATGCCTTTTGCCTGAATCGGTTATACGATCCCTGATTAACTGTTAACTATTGTCCATCCGGAAACCGGATAGTTTTTTCAAGTTCAAGGAAGGCGATGATTTTAACCGCAAAAGTACATGAAGTCTTTTGAGAATTAAAATCTGCGCCTGACGCACACGGGAAAAATAGACATTTATGGATGGGCACTAACGATTACGATGGCCTTATGACTGACAAAAATATATTAGTGACCGGCGGGGCCGGATTTATCGGGTCAAATTTTATACGCCATGCGCTTGATATTCGACCCGACTGGAGAATAATCAATCTGGATGCCCTGACCTATGCGGGAAACCTCTCCAACTTCAAAGATCTGGCAGAGGATTTGGCAGCCCGTCACCGATTTGTTCACGGCACTGTCTGCGACCGGGATCGTTTGACCCGCTTGCTTTTTCAGGAAAAAATTGACGGGGTGGTTCATTTTGCCGCCGAATCTCATGTAGACCGTTCAATACTCGGCCCTGAATCCTTTGTTCAGACCAATGTGGCCGGCACGTTTACACTTTTGGAGGCATGCCGGAGTTACTGGACTGAAAAGGGAGCCCCCGCGTCATTCCGCTTTTTGC contains these protein-coding regions:
- a CDS encoding GDP-L-fucose synthase, with the translated sequence MTNNHKPQACSTASSPQCSALSPQHSIFVAGHRGMVGSAVVRCLRAKGFANIITRTHDELDLTSQQAVREFFQNEKIDQVVLAAAKVGGIHANNTYPARFIYENLMIETHVIHEAYRAGVKRLLFLGSSCIYPKLAPQPMAEDSLLTGYLEPSNEPYAIAKIAGIKLCESYNRQYGTKYRSVMPTNLYGPNDNYNLENSHVLPAMIRKFHLAKLALEGDLEAIQKDEAVYGPIPDDIRKSLQSGVESQESRAESRQSCPSTSGLRPLTSDISVRLWGTGTPRREFLHADDLASACVFVMSLEDRVYERFTSPMMSHINVGTGQDITIAELSDMIRDIVGFRGEIIWDSSKPDGTPRKLLDVSRLKHLGWSSHIAVYDGIKQTYHSYLQRLS